The genomic segment CAGTCTGCTGCCAGTTCGTCCATAAAAGGCCCCATCATCTGGCAGGGACCGCACCAGGGAGCCCAGCAGTCTAAAATGGCAGGCAGTGGTGAATTTATTATCTGGTCGTAAAAATCTTTATCTGTAATAATTACCGGGGAACCGATATTTAAAATATCTGTGTCAATATCTTGACCGCATTTTCCACATTTTGCAACAGCCCCCACCTTTTCTTTGGGAATACGGTTACGGATTTTGCATTGCGGGCAGTGCATGATAAACGAATCTGCTTGAGTCATGGCATTTCCTTAGTGTTTTTTAGTAGTTTGTATTTAAATCATTATTATTTTAATTTCTTTGCTTAAAATAAAACCTGGTACTGCTAATATCAAGGATAAAATCTGCAATGATTTTTTAAGCAGGGATTTTTATCATATATTTACCTTATATTAATTTT from the Desulfonema limicola genome contains:
- the trxC gene encoding thioredoxin TrxC yields the protein MTQADSFIMHCPQCKIRNRIPKEKVGAVAKCGKCGQDIDTDILNIGSPVIITDKDFYDQIINSPLPAILDCWAPWCGPCQMMGPFMDELAADWKGKIRVGKMNVDENPKTSAQYQIHSIPTLLIFNKGSLVNSLTGALPKNNIIQAMSPFL